CAAGGAAAGAATTGAGGGCACGCACTATGGGTCCATCAAACGACAAACAAATATTTAATTACACTCTTGCAGCAAGGTAATATTCCTATTGCCCTGCAACGTCCCTCTTTACAGCTACAGTAGCTGagcaggaaaaatgaaaaaatgaatcTCATTACAAATAAGTTAAAGAGGGATGGATTTTTTGCGTGCGTGCGTCATCACTTTATTCAGTTTAATTCAGAAAATATACCTAACAGAAATACTGACAGAGTTGTTAGCTTTGATCCAAAGTACAGAGAAAGCAACAGGAAGCATGTAAAAAGtaatcaacgaatgaaatgatatatgaaatgaatcatatattgaaccgaggacatgaaatcaagtgaagctatgatcctcgtctTTATTaacgcaatttcagcaattgcgtAGAGTCGGTAGAGAAGCCCGAAAATTCATTATTCAAGAGTTCAACGAAGTaacaggttcaaatcccgttgaagtcttgaattttcaGGCTCCTCTTCCGACTCTTACCGAATTGCTtacattgcgttcataactgccgGCGAGGATCAGAGGTTCACTCAAAACTTAATCAGAACTGGTTAATTAAGCATAAAATGACTTTGTTATCGGACAATGTTGAGAAACATCGACCAACTTAATTACCACTGTCGTTCCAAGTGGACATCAAATGGATGCGGACTGATGTGAGGCGAAAAAAACCACCCTGCCGAATTACGATTGATGGTTACGACATTCTCGAGCAACTCCAAAGTTATTAGGGAGAGGTATTTCAATGAGAAACGAGACATAAAGAACACCAAGTCATTTTATACTCGATTAATCTGTGCAAATTATGAGGCAGTTCTCTAAGGAACGATGACTGTTTATATCGAAATAGTTGGTTGTTTCATTGCTCCCAGCAACTGACGGTTTAGTCTCGTGAGGTTTAAGGTTGCAAAAGGAACCCAAATATATGAAGCTGTAGTCTTGCTTAGCTTTGAGTGTGACTTTAAAGCCGATGAGACATAACAGAATCAGAAATTTTAAATGCATCCTCAGGCCGCTTCATTTTTTGCTTCGTCAAACCCTCCATTTTGATGAATCTAACCGGATAagaaactgaactgaacttaCTCTACTTCATCTATACTTAAGTGACTTAAATTAAATTACTTTCTTGATGTACAAAGAAAGAATACAAGGCAGGATAGTTCTATCACAcaacaaataaacaattaacTACACACATGAGGCGAGAATATTCAATTAAGCTTACCTTGCAATAGTCTCGTTGGAACAGGCATAGAGCAGGGTAAGTATCAACAAGGAATCCAGCtacaaataaatcaatgaataaGCAATATCGGTAGGTTGTTTGCGTGCTTGCTTCAGTCACAACTGAGTAACCGTGACCGCTTTGTAAGATAACCGTCATAATTCCTTGAGAAAATAGAGAAAACAACAGGAAGCAAGGGAGTTAATGAATCAGAACTCGTGCATTACGCATAAATTCCTTGTTCATATCattgctactatgaccaaaaaacccattcttctttttctttgcatttcaaaactatgttaactaaacactaagtgccCCAAGTTGTTAagtcttgatttcaaaaagacacccgTTTATTTTACCTGGAATTTTTCTACTTAATGCTTTGAAATCTTAAGGGAGctggtcgaggagaaaatgccGTCGACGTCTCCCTGGTttcagaatgcaatgcatgtgtacgcggctaaattaatatacagcacaagagtttcgggctttcagacttaaaaactcttgttttgcataattatgtaATAAGCTCCGTTTACACgcagaaattttaagctagtgaggtCCCATCGGTCAattccaaaacttacactcgcAGCATAgataaagtgctactatgataaaaaaattcacttcccttttcccttcagattttgaaagcgtgttttcTTGACACCTAGGTTGTAGTGTTTGTTGGTCTACCTGTGGTAGACCACACGCATGATGGGATAGGTTTGGAGTGTGTGTAAGAGAAAGAGAAATCAAAGTGTGTGAACGAAGTTGTTATTAAAAGCTGTTGAGATTCGAATTAAATGTGGTAAAAGTATTacaactggcgacgaggatagaCAAAAGGCATCACCAAACTACCAGCCAAAAGATTGTGGGAGAAAATGGCAACAAATCTCGAAATTGGCAGCATACATCCGTTCGATTGCAAACAAAGGCAACCCAACGAGCGTGGGACCAAGATGGCGAGGTTGGAAACGATCCTTCGAATTTTTCCTGGAAGCAAAAGGCCTAAAAAAGGATTCTCAAAGAAAGGCACTGCTCCTACACTGTGGCGGGCAAGATGTTCAAGATATTTTCGACACCCTGACAGACCCAGGACCTGTACCGGAGGGAGACACCGAATATGCGAAAGCAATGAGGTCGTTAGATGGCTACTTCTTTCCCCAAGTTAACATCCCTTTCGAACGACACGAATTCCGACAGGCCAAACAAGATGAGTCGGAAACGGCAGACCAATTCGTGATGAAATTATTCCAACTGTCTGAGCACTGTGAATTTGGAGAGGCCAAGGAAGAGCACATTCGCGACCAGCTAATCGACAAGTGTAAGTCTCACAATCTTCGCAAGAAATTACTAGAAGCAGGTGGAACGCTCACGCTACAGAAAGCACGAGAGATTGCAAGATCAATGCAAGCGGCGGAAAGGCAAGCAAAACAAATAGAGAATGATTCCAGGAGTGAACATGTGCATACATTGGAGGATCATCACCACGTCTCCGGAAGGGGAAAGAGAGGCTGTTGTTACCGATGTGGCATGGAGGGACACTTCGCTCGAGACCCAGAATGCAAAGCTAGATCAGTTACCTGCTCAAAATGTAGGAAGATTGGCCACTTGGCGAAATGCTGTAGGACCAAGGTTGAGAATAATACCAAGAGAGGAGAAGTCCACCAAATCAGCGAGGACGACTTTGCATTTTCAGTTCAATCAAACATTAGATACACACCAACCATAGACATTGAACTTGGAGGGATCCAGTTGGGGGGAGTACTCGTTGACTCTGGTTCGTTGACAGGGAGACATGGGAAAcgctgaaaaggaaaaacatcaaatgCAGATCATGGAAGTCAAACCGGAAGTTGTACTCTTATGGCTCTGAGGAACCCCTCAATACTGCTGGTGAGTTCGAAGCAGAGTTATGTTATAAAGACAGAAAATGCACAGTAACTTTTGTTGTTGTAGAAGAGAAAGCAAGGCCAATACTCGGCCgtcaaacttctgaaatgttgcCAATACTTAAGATTGAAATAAACTCTGTCAGTGAAGAGAACTTACTGAGAGAATTCCCAAGAATTTTTAATGGAGTGGGTAAACTCAAAGATTTTCAAGCCAAGCTGCACATTGATGAAT
This portion of the Montipora capricornis isolate CH-2021 chromosome 11, ASM3666992v2, whole genome shotgun sequence genome encodes:
- the LOC138023184 gene encoding uncharacterized protein, with product MRSLDGYFFPQVNIPFERHEFRQAKQDESETADQFVMKLFQLSEHCEFGEAKEEHIRDQLIDKCKSHNLRKKLLEAGGTLTLQKAREIARSMQAAERQAKQIENDSRSEHVHTLEDHHHVSGRGKRGCCYRCGMEGHFARDPECKARSVTCSKCRKIGHLAKCCRTKVENNTKRGEVHQISEDDFAFSVQSNIRYTPTIDIELGGIQLGGVLVDSGSLTGRHGKR